The genomic DNA AGTGAACTCCTCACTGCTTCTGTCAACTCCTGTAGTGTCGTGATGACCCTCTCGAAGTCTCCTGTTCTGCTAGACACAAGCACTGTCTTCATCCTGTCTGACCTGAGGTCTGCGCACACCAGACCAAATGCGGAGGTGATACCCGGGTGCGGCGGAATGAGGACGCTCTTGATACCGAGGGCGTCTGCGATGTCGACCGCCTGTGTTGGTCCAGCCCCACCGAAGGGCACCAGCACGAAGTCTCTTGGGTCGTTGCCGCGTTCCACCGTCACCTCTCTGATTGCCTGTACCATGTTGGACGTCGAGACTCTCACCACCCCCAGTGCAGCCTCTTCGCAGCTGAGTGAGAGTCTGGTGGCAATCTGCTGCACTGCCGTCCTCGCTAGTGAGGCGTCAAGCTTCACTCTCCCTCCAAGGAAGTAATCCGGGTCTATGCGCCCCAGCACAATGTTGGCGTCTGTTATTGTGGCGGAGGTCCCTCCTCTTCCATAGGCTGCCGGGCCCGGAACGGATCCGGCACTCTGAGGGCCGACGTGCAAGACCCCAAGTGCATCAATCCATGCCATGCTTCCGCCTCCTGCACCTATGGTCTTGACATCGACCGAGGGGGTCCTAAGAGGGAGGCCTGCGACTTCGTTGTCCGCCTTGACTCTCACTCTATCACTCACCGCACTTATGTCGCACGACGTCCCTCCCATGTCCAGCGTTATCACTCGTGAGAGGCCTGCGGACTGTGAGACTGCCCATCCACCAATGACGCCACCTGCAAGACCTGATATGGCCAGCTTGACCGCGTTGCCCCTGGTGTTTGACGCAAGTACCGTGCCTCCGTTGGACTGCATGACTGCAAGCTTTGCTCTTGGACAGACAGACGCAATGGCACTGTCCAGTTTCCTAAGGTAATTGACAACCAGCGGTCCCAGATACGCTTCAAGCACTGTTGTTGACGTGCGCTCGAACTCACGAAACTCGGGCAGGACTTCCGACGAGCAGACCGTGTATCGCCCCAGATGCTCAATCTGGCTAGCAATCATTCTCTCATGCGCGTCATTCTGATAGGAGAATAGGAGTGCGACTGCCACGGCATCAGAGGGTGTCTGTTGGACCACGTGCTCCAATCTCTCAATCTCGTTCTGCGTGAGTGGCTCAATTACCTCTCCATCGGGACCTATCCGTTCCCGTACACCCACGCGCCGGCCCCTTGGAACCAGGACTGGCGGCTTTGAGGCTCCAAGGTCATAGATCTCCTCTCTGTTCTGCCTTCCAATCTCTATGACGTCCTCCATTCCATGGGTGGTCACCAGCAGCACGCTGGCACCCTTTCCTTCTAGCATCGCATTTGTGGCCACAGTAGTCCCGTGTACTATCAGCCCAATCTCCTCAGGAGCCACTGAGTTCTCCGCGAGTATCTCGAGGATTCCTTTGACTACTGCCTCTTCCTGAGCTGATGGCGTCGAGGGGATCTTGTGAACGCGATAGCCACTCGAGTCGTCAGATGTCAGTATTATGTCGGTGAATGTTCCACCGACGTCTACTCCTATTGTTCTCATCTTTCGTCGCGGGCACAGCCATGACCCAGATATGAATCATTGGTGACGTGTACCAGACGACAAGTCTTTAGTCCCACATCTGGCGTGAATTGCCTAGTGGCCTTCACAATGACCGCCTGGGAGTATAGCGCTGTACTGGTACGGTATGGTGAGATCGCACTCAAGTCAAAGCAGACAAGACGGAAGATGATCAGTCTGCTGGCCTGCCACATAGAGACTGCCCTCAAGGAGCACGGAATTCCCTACGAACGTGTCGTAAGGGAGTATGGTCGACT from Candidatus Thorarchaeota archaeon includes the following:
- a CDS encoding hydantoinase/oxoprolinase family protein, with the protein product MRTIGVDVGGTFTDIILTSDDSSGYRVHKIPSTPSAQEEAVVKGILEILAENSVAPEEIGLIVHGTTVATNAMLEGKGASVLLVTTHGMEDVIEIGRQNREEIYDLGASKPPVLVPRGRRVGVRERIGPDGEVIEPLTQNEIERLEHVVQQTPSDAVAVALLFSYQNDAHERMIASQIEHLGRYTVCSSEVLPEFREFERTSTTVLEAYLGPLVVNYLRKLDSAIASVCPRAKLAVMQSNGGTVLASNTRGNAVKLAISGLAGGVIGGWAVSQSAGLSRVITLDMGGTSCDISAVSDRVRVKADNEVAGLPLRTPSVDVKTIGAGGGSMAWIDALGVLHVGPQSAGSVPGPAAYGRGGTSATITDANIVLGRIDPDYFLGGRVKLDASLARTAVQQIATRLSLSCEEAALGVVRVSTSNMVQAIREVTVERGNDPRDFVLVPFGGAGPTQAVDIADALGIKSVLIPPHPGITSAFGLVCADLRSDRMKTVLVSSRTGDFERVITTLQELTEAVRSSLAAQGVSQHTIRVEWEIDMRYVGQSHELTVGVPVIDTGLRETSIRLFTEAHLAQYGYVLKDRDIEWVTVRTTALATRPREALSAHRGVTEDSERYRSVVLPPGIATEARVVRRESLSEDSQTFGPAIVEQPDTTVYIGPGWVAEQRHDGCMLMRRSAE